Proteins encoded by one window of Pseudomonas tructae:
- a CDS encoding AAA family ATPase: MKFEGTSAYVATDDLKLAVNAAITLERPLLVKGEPGTGKTMLAEQLAESFDAKLITWHIKSTTKAHQGLYEYDAVSRLRDSQLGVDKVHDVRNYLKKGKLWEAFESEERVILLIDEIDKADIEFPNDLLQELDKMEFYVYETDETIKAKQRPIIIITSNNEKELPDAFLRRCFFHYIAFPDRTTLQQIVDVHYPNIKKDLVSEALDVFFDVRKVPGLKKKPSTSELVDWLKLLMADNIGEAVLRERDPTKAIPPLAGALVKNEQDVQLLERLAFMSRRGNR, from the coding sequence ATGAAGTTCGAAGGCACCAGCGCATATGTCGCGACAGACGACCTGAAACTGGCGGTCAACGCGGCGATCACCCTGGAGCGGCCGCTGCTGGTCAAGGGCGAGCCAGGCACCGGCAAGACCATGCTCGCCGAACAGCTGGCCGAATCCTTTGACGCCAAGCTGATCACCTGGCACATCAAGTCGACCACCAAGGCGCACCAGGGCCTCTACGAGTACGACGCGGTCAGCCGCCTGCGCGACTCGCAACTGGGCGTCGACAAGGTCCACGATGTGCGCAACTACCTGAAGAAAGGCAAGCTCTGGGAGGCTTTCGAGTCCGAAGAGCGGGTCATTCTGCTGATCGACGAAATCGACAAGGCCGACATCGAGTTCCCCAACGACCTGTTGCAGGAACTGGACAAGATGGAGTTCTACGTTTACGAGACCGATGAGACGATCAAGGCCAAGCAGCGCCCGATCATCATCATTACCTCGAACAACGAAAAAGAGCTGCCGGACGCCTTCCTGCGCCGCTGCTTCTTCCACTACATCGCCTTCCCTGACCGCACCACCCTGCAGCAGATCGTCGATGTGCATTACCCTAACATCAAGAAGGACCTGGTCAGCGAAGCGCTGGACGTGTTCTTCGACGTGCGCAAGGTCCCGGGCCTGAAGAAAAAACCGTCCACCTCCGAGCTGGTCGACTGGCTCAAGCTGCTGATGGCCGACAACATTGGCGAGGCGGTGCTGCGCGAACGCGATCCGACCAAGGCCATCCCGCCGCTGGCCGGGGCCCTGGTCAAGAACGAACAGGACGTGCAGTTGCTCGAACGCCTGGCCTTCATGAGCCGTCGCGGTAACCGCTGA